A region from the Candidatus Melainabacteria bacterium genome encodes:
- a CDS encoding divalent-cation tolerance protein CutA, whose product MPALDKDPIIVFVTTKDVTEAEKIAGELVKDGLAACVNIINKVRSIYRWQGEICRDAEALCIIKTVKGNFGALKDKVKSMHSYTVPEVIGLPIDIGSEKYLKWLVKEAKVLAKT is encoded by the coding sequence ATGCCTGCTCTTGATAAAGATCCAATTATAGTTTTTGTAACTACTAAAGATGTTACAGAAGCTGAAAAAATTGCAGGTGAACTTGTAAAAGATGGTTTAGCTGCTTGTGTAAATATTATAAATAAGGTCAGATCAATTTACAGATGGCAGGGAGAGATTTGCAGAGATGCAGAAGCTCTTTGCATAATTAAAACAGTAAAAGGGAATTTCGGAGCCTTAAAAGATAAAGTTAAGTCAATGCATAGCTACACAGTTCCAGAAGTTATTGGGTTGCCTATAGATATTGGATCTGAAAAATATTTAAAATGGCTTGTAAAAGAGGCTAAAGTACTGGCAAAAACGTAA
- a CDS encoding response regulator transcription factor: METVLKTQNETVQTSPLPTSEIIEKEPKTKVLVVDDETAIRRILETRLKLSGYQVDVAVDGEQAIEKFNTYHPDIVILDIMLPKTDGFAVCKEIRSYSEVPVIILSAVTDVADRIKGLEMGADDYVTKPFSPNELEARIKAVLRRVTDRPMDQSVGHSNNVIVIGNLKIDTSKRQVYKNNERIRLTGMEFNLLELLVNNSGKPYSRAEILQQVWSYPADHRIDTRVVDVHISRLRSKLEEDPTNPELILTSRGTGYMFQKI, translated from the coding sequence ATGGAAACAGTTTTAAAAACACAAAATGAAACTGTCCAAACTTCTCCTTTACCAACAAGTGAAATTATAGAGAAGGAACCAAAAACTAAAGTGTTAGTTGTTGATGATGAAACTGCTATAAGAAGAATTCTTGAAACACGTTTAAAACTTTCAGGATATCAAGTTGATGTTGCAGTAGATGGTGAACAAGCAATAGAGAAATTTAACACTTATCATCCAGACATTGTAATTCTAGATATTATGTTACCAAAAACTGATGGCTTTGCAGTATGTAAGGAAATTAGATCATACTCTGAAGTCCCAGTCATAATTTTAAGTGCAGTAACAGATGTCGCTGATCGAATTAAAGGACTTGAAATGGGAGCAGATGATTATGTAACAAAACCATTTAGTCCAAATGAACTTGAAGCAAGGATTAAAGCTGTCCTTAGAAGAGTTACAGATAGGCCAATGGATCAAAGTGTAGGTCACTCAAATAATGTAATTGTAATTGGCAATTTAAAAATAGATACAAGCAAAAGACAGGTTTATAAAAACAATGAAAGAATAAGGTTAACTGGAATGGAGTTTAACTTGCTTGAACTTTTAGTAAATAATTCTGGTAAACCATATTCACGAGCAGAAATCTTACAACAAGTCTGGTCGTATCCTGCAGATCATAGAATAGATACTCGTGTTGTTGATGTTCATATAAGTAGGCTTAGATCAAAACTTGAAGAAGATCCTACAAATCCAGAACTTATACTTACTTCACGTGGAACTGGTTATATGTTTCAAAAGATTTAA
- the argH gene encoding argininosuccinate lyase — translation MNRSNDKKLWSGRFKEETALLLDQFNSSLSFDKRLYKQDIACSIAYAKMLAHSRIISKQESEEIIRGLAKIYEEIEIEKNKWFEENKNEDIHSAIECRLINIIGEVAKKLHTGRSRNDQIATDIRLWLKEEVKEIINLLKKLRSILIQLARNYYNTIILGYTHLQPAQPITLGHYLLSYEQKILRDIERFKENLNRIDILPLGSGALSGTSFPIDRNFLVKELGFKALSENSMDAVSDRDFLAECLFNISLLGIHLSQFSEELILWNSEEFKYIAISDSYATGSSMMPNKKNPDVPELIRGKAGRFLGNLVSMLTVLKGLPQAYNKDLQEDKERIFDSVDNIKIVLQIADEFLQNINFNKEKMYETANSGFVSATDVADYLTKKGIPFRVAHEVVGKIVAYCIERKRQFKDLSMSEWNSFHRSFNDDIIEKIKIESCVESKNIYGGTSPMQVLKAIERAERRNS, via the coding sequence ATGAATAGGTCTAACGATAAAAAACTATGGTCTGGACGTTTTAAGGAAGAAACAGCTCTTCTTTTAGATCAATTTAACTCAAGTCTTAGCTTTGACAAAAGACTTTATAAGCAAGACATTGCTTGCTCAATAGCTTATGCAAAGATGCTTGCTCACTCTAGGATTATTTCTAAACAAGAGTCTGAAGAAATAATCCGTGGTTTAGCAAAAATTTATGAAGAAATAGAAATTGAAAAAAATAAATGGTTTGAAGAAAATAAAAACGAAGATATTCATTCTGCTATTGAATGTAGGCTAATTAATATAATAGGTGAGGTTGCAAAAAAACTTCATACTGGCAGAAGCAGGAATGATCAAATTGCTACAGATATTAGATTGTGGTTAAAAGAAGAAGTAAAAGAAATAATAAATTTATTAAAAAAATTAAGAAGTATACTAATACAGCTTGCAAGAAATTACTACAATACAATTATCTTAGGATACACTCATCTTCAACCAGCTCAGCCTATTACACTTGGGCATTATTTGCTTTCTTATGAACAAAAAATTTTAAGAGACATAGAAAGATTTAAAGAAAATTTAAATAGAATTGATATTTTGCCACTTGGATCTGGTGCACTTTCTGGAACAAGTTTTCCAATCGACAGAAACTTTTTAGTAAAAGAATTAGGTTTTAAAGCTTTATCAGAAAATAGCATGGATGCTGTAAGTGACAGAGATTTTCTTGCAGAATGTTTGTTTAATATTTCCTTGTTAGGTATACACTTAAGTCAATTTTCAGAAGAGTTAATTTTATGGAACAGTGAAGAATTTAAATATATAGCTATATCTGACTCATATGCTACAGGAAGCAGCATGATGCCCAATAAGAAAAATCCTGATGTTCCTGAATTAATACGTGGAAAAGCAGGCAGATTTCTTGGCAATCTAGTTAGTATGTTGACAGTTTTAAAAGGACTTCCTCAAGCATATAACAAAGATCTTCAAGAAGATAAGGAAAGAATTTTTGATTCAGTTGATAACATAAAAATTGTCTTGCAAATAGCAGATGAGTTTTTACAAAATATAAACTTTAACAAAGAAAAGATGTACGAAACTGCCAACAGTGGTTTTGTTAGTGCAACAGATGTTGCAGATTATTTAACTAAAAAAGGAATACCATTTAGAGTTGCTCATGAAGTAGTTGGGAAAATTGTTGCATATTGTATTGAAAGGAAAAGACAGTTTAAGGATTTAAGCATGAGTGAATGGAATAGTTTTCATAGATCATTTAATGATGACATCATTGAGAAAATTAAGATTGAGTCTTGTGTAGAATCAAAGAATATTTATGGAGGAACTTCTCCAATGCAGGTTTTAA
- a CDS encoding DUF3536 domain-containing protein, which translates to MSIQLGAVLHCYQPIRNMSDVAFIPLKLRLNDKAIGARNLIPHADGKEATDWNIREITPQCYEALAKGGVFKALAFNFGPTLLKDLWMHAPLVYDKIIESEKASTDRFEGHSNALAQASPNHAILPLAKNGDKLTHIRWALAEYEMHYKKRPEGVWLPETAVDEGTLALLADEGIKYTILSPTQAKQFRKIGSDDKSWQDAGWEGKNVDPSYAYKVHFKDEKYKNKNINVFFYDHKFQNNIAFPNGSDSWVYDRSENFLHRWFGARGDFKHFGIDGETFGWHQKGKASLLAGAVNIIDTKKKDWQSAEFMNYGLFLEKNPPQMEVQIYNNSSWSCDVELNRWGQLVREEKEQNGNKWLEDRYSLYGITHWHPSWRVQFRNALDSLNTSLKLVYEKNAPKYFKDPEKAALDYGLVVSNSRSFYEFFDLHKKPNADIDKAYKLLEMQKFMKYMFTSCGWFHEYVGRIEPFTNFICANSAIRIGREFEFESQAEIEEIFLNSLSPDMAQSYKRAKEENDKWSTKLDSLQPQPQIRTAA; encoded by the coding sequence ATGAGTATACAATTAGGTGCAGTACTTCACTGCTATCAACCTATTAGAAATATGTCCGATGTTGCTTTTATTCCTTTAAAACTAAGACTCAATGATAAGGCAATAGGAGCAAGAAACTTAATTCCACATGCTGATGGAAAAGAAGCAACTGACTGGAATATTAGAGAAATAACTCCTCAATGTTATGAGGCTCTTGCTAAAGGAGGGGTATTTAAAGCATTAGCTTTTAATTTTGGACCAACTTTATTAAAGGATTTATGGATGCATGCTCCTCTCGTATACGACAAGATAATAGAAAGTGAAAAAGCTAGCACTGATAGATTTGAAGGACATAGCAATGCACTTGCCCAGGCTTCTCCAAACCATGCAATATTGCCACTTGCAAAAAATGGAGATAAGCTTACTCATATACGTTGGGCACTTGCAGAATATGAAATGCACTATAAAAAACGTCCTGAAGGAGTCTGGCTCCCTGAAACTGCAGTAGATGAAGGAACCTTAGCTTTGCTTGCTGATGAAGGGATAAAATATACAATACTTTCTCCAACACAAGCAAAGCAATTTAGAAAAATTGGCAGTGATGACAAGAGTTGGCAGGATGCTGGATGGGAAGGGAAAAATGTTGATCCTTCTTATGCTTATAAAGTTCATTTTAAAGACGAGAAGTACAAAAACAAAAATATAAATGTATTCTTTTATGATCATAAATTCCAAAATAATATAGCATTTCCAAATGGAAGCGATAGTTGGGTATATGATAGGAGTGAAAATTTCTTACATAGATGGTTTGGAGCACGAGGTGATTTTAAACATTTTGGAATAGATGGAGAAACATTTGGCTGGCACCAAAAAGGGAAAGCATCTTTACTTGCTGGCGCAGTAAATATTATTGATACCAAAAAGAAAGATTGGCAGAGTGCTGAGTTTATGAACTATGGTTTGTTCCTTGAAAAAAATCCTCCACAAATGGAAGTACAAATATACAATAACTCTTCCTGGAGCTGTGATGTAGAGCTTAACAGATGGGGACAACTTGTAAGAGAAGAAAAGGAACAGAATGGAAATAAGTGGCTTGAAGACAGATATTCTCTTTATGGAATTACTCATTGGCATCCGTCTTGGAGAGTACAATTTAGAAATGCACTTGATTCTTTAAACACAAGTCTTAAGCTTGTATATGAAAAGAATGCGCCCAAATATTTTAAGGATCCAGAAAAGGCTGCTCTAGACTATGGTCTTGTAGTTTCAAATTCAAGATCTTTTTATGAGTTTTTTGATCTTCATAAAAAGCCAAATGCAGATATTGACAAGGCCTATAAGCTTCTTGAAATGCAAAAATTCATGAAGTACATGTTTACAAGCTGTGGGTGGTTTCATGAATATGTAGGCAGAATTGAACCGTTTACTAATTTTATTTGTGCTAACAGTGCTATAAGAATAGGTAGAGAATTTGAGTTTGAGTCTCAAGCTGAAATTGAAGAGATTTTTCTTAACTCGCTTTCTCCTGATATGGCGCAGTCTTACAAACGAGCAAAGGAAGAAAATGATAAATGGAGCACTAAGCTTGATTCTTTACAACCCCAGCCTCAGATAAGGACTGCTGCATAG
- a CDS encoding valine--tRNA ligase, producing the protein MHDLSKTYNPKEVEEKWLKIWLSEKLFKSEIISTKENFSIALPPPNVTGNLHMGHAFGDTIQDVLIRYHKMNGKNVLWQGGTDHAGIATQVLVERDILKNEKKRKENLGREEFLNYVWKWKEKHGNEIIDQMKKLGCFMDYDRLVFTMDKNYTKAIRKVFVELYKKELIYRGKRIVNWCPKCLTSISDLEVETEQIKGKLYYILYPFDIKDISKGGLTVATTRPETMFGDIAVAVNPNDGRYKKLAGGRVTLPLLNKQIPIISDSTIEINFGTGCLKITPAHDIADYEIFERNKDLKEFPEILSPNGKIQDKENLGIPSEIVNQDRFKAREITIQKLEELNLIKKIEEYNQPSIKHDRCGAVIEPYLSLQWYIKMEPLVKPAIKVVEDKKIKFIPERYKDHYLNWLKNIKDWCISRQLWWGHQIPVWYRKGTSEIYVSEEPPKDVGNYTQDPDVLDTWFSSALWPFVTLGWPDENKPANNYFKTFYPTSILATAREIINLWVSRMVFMSLEFTGQVPFKEVLIHPVIQTPDGKRMSKSKGNAIDPLEMIEKYGADATRFWYFSLGVTGNQDVRFPGRKDKDGKWESDTLEQYKRFANKLWNAVRFVLQNLDKEKKYELDLNNLDKKKLTIADRWILHKYTELLCNTKLCFTEYQFTYFADQIYKFTWNQFCDWYIEIAKSQLVDPDLKESTQKILFYIVSGITRVLHPIMPFITEEIWEMLKQSGLISNASYPNAKTEFLDNEVIDSLGHVIETTEAIRNLRQTSGIPWSKKIEVKLFTKDKLEKLALESSSKFIKTLTQSDLDILSDFHPIKPSTGALIGNTRILIPLSGLVDLDNMLNNLNKRKGQFEKELENQKTKLNNSNFVNNAAQDKIDEVKNRVSELENQIKIINEQIGLLK; encoded by the coding sequence ATGCACGATCTCTCTAAAACCTATAATCCAAAAGAAGTTGAAGAAAAATGGCTAAAGATTTGGTTGAGTGAAAAACTTTTTAAGTCCGAAATTATTTCAACTAAGGAAAACTTTTCAATTGCACTCCCGCCGCCAAATGTTACTGGAAATCTTCACATGGGTCATGCATTTGGGGATACTATTCAAGATGTTTTAATCAGATACCACAAAATGAATGGGAAAAACGTTCTTTGGCAAGGTGGGACAGATCATGCTGGTATTGCAACACAAGTTTTAGTTGAAAGGGATATTTTAAAAAATGAGAAAAAGAGAAAAGAAAATTTAGGAAGAGAAGAATTTTTAAACTATGTCTGGAAATGGAAAGAAAAACATGGAAATGAAATCATTGATCAAATGAAAAAACTAGGTTGTTTTATGGATTATGATCGCCTGGTTTTTACAATGGATAAAAATTACACAAAAGCAATCAGAAAAGTATTTGTAGAACTTTATAAAAAAGAACTGATTTACAGAGGAAAAAGAATAGTTAACTGGTGTCCTAAATGTTTAACAAGCATAAGTGATCTAGAAGTAGAAACTGAACAAATAAAAGGAAAACTTTATTATATTTTATATCCATTTGATATTAAAGATATTTCAAAAGGCGGGCTTACTGTAGCTACAACACGCCCAGAGACAATGTTTGGAGATATTGCTGTAGCAGTAAATCCAAATGATGGAAGATATAAGAAACTTGCAGGAGGCAGGGTGACCCTGCCTTTACTAAATAAACAAATTCCAATCATTTCAGATTCTACAATTGAAATTAATTTTGGAACTGGTTGTTTAAAAATTACTCCTGCTCATGACATTGCTGACTATGAAATTTTTGAGAGAAATAAAGATCTTAAAGAATTTCCTGAAATCTTGTCACCAAATGGGAAAATCCAAGACAAAGAAAATCTTGGCATACCAAGTGAAATAGTAAATCAAGACAGGTTTAAAGCAAGAGAAATAACTATTCAAAAACTTGAAGAGCTTAATCTGATAAAAAAAATTGAAGAATATAATCAACCTTCAATCAAGCATGATAGGTGTGGGGCAGTAATTGAGCCGTACTTATCTCTTCAGTGGTACATAAAAATGGAGCCACTTGTTAAACCAGCTATTAAAGTTGTAGAAGATAAGAAAATAAAATTTATTCCTGAAAGATACAAAGATCATTATTTAAACTGGTTAAAAAATATTAAAGATTGGTGCATATCAAGACAGCTTTGGTGGGGACATCAGATACCGGTATGGTATAGGAAGGGAACAAGTGAGATCTACGTTTCTGAAGAGCCTCCAAAAGATGTGGGAAACTATACTCAGGACCCAGATGTTTTAGACACATGGTTTAGTTCTGCACTATGGCCTTTTGTGACATTAGGGTGGCCAGATGAGAACAAACCGGCGAACAATTATTTTAAAACTTTTTATCCAACAAGTATTTTAGCAACAGCAAGAGAAATAATTAATCTTTGGGTTTCAAGAATGGTTTTTATGAGTTTAGAGTTTACTGGTCAAGTTCCATTTAAAGAAGTATTAATTCATCCTGTAATTCAGACACCAGACGGGAAAAGAATGTCAAAATCAAAAGGCAATGCAATTGATCCACTTGAAATGATTGAAAAATATGGAGCTGATGCAACCAGGTTTTGGTATTTTAGTCTTGGAGTAACTGGGAATCAGGATGTCCGCTTCCCAGGGAGAAAAGATAAAGATGGAAAGTGGGAATCAGATACTCTTGAACAATATAAAAGATTTGCAAATAAATTATGGAACGCGGTTAGATTTGTCCTGCAAAATTTAGATAAAGAAAAAAAATATGAACTTGATTTAAATAACTTAGACAAGAAAAAACTTACCATAGCAGACCGTTGGATACTTCATAAATATACTGAGTTGCTTTGTAATACTAAGTTGTGTTTTACTGAGTATCAGTTTACATATTTTGCAGATCAAATTTATAAGTTTACCTGGAATCAATTTTGTGATTGGTATATTGAAATAGCAAAAAGCCAGTTAGTTGATCCTGATTTAAAAGAATCAACTCAAAAAATCCTTTTTTATATAGTAAGTGGAATTACAAGAGTACTGCATCCTATTATGCCATTTATTACAGAAGAAATATGGGAGATGTTAAAACAATCGGGATTGATTTCTAATGCTAGTTATCCAAATGCTAAAACAGAATTTTTAGATAACGAAGTTATAGACAGCCTTGGCCATGTAATTGAAACTACTGAAGCAATTAGAAATTTAAGACAAACTTCTGGAATTCCCTGGTCAAAGAAAATAGAAGTTAAATTATTTACTAAAGATAAACTTGAAAAACTCGCACTTGAGAGTTCATCAAAATTTATTAAAACTCTTACTCAGTCTGATTTAGATATTTTAAGTGACTTTCATCCAATAAAACCTTCAACTGGAGCACTTATTGGAAATACAAGAATCTTAATTCCACTATCAGGTCTTGTTGATCTTGACAATATGTTAAACAACTTAAACAAAAGAAAAGGTCAGTTTGAAAAAGAGCTAGAAAATCAAAAAACAAAGCTTAATAATTCAAACTTTGTTAACAATGCTGCTCAGGATAAAATAGATGAAGTTAAGAACAGAGTCTCAGAACTTGAAAACCAGATAAAAATAATTAACGAGCAGATAGGGCTTCTGAAATAA